GAATGCAATTACTTCCATATAATAGAAGGAATCCAAAAAGAGCCACATTTAAAATGCAATCGTTGTCATAATCAAGACCCCTGGCAATTTACTATGTTTGATTGCTCAAAATGTGAACAATCGTGTATTTATTGTAGACATTGTCTTCAAATGGGAAGAGTAAGCAGCTGTACAGAGTTACTTATCTGGATAGGCCCTCGTGCAATTAGATCAAGAAAGCACCCATTGAAATGGGCTGGACAATTTACAGTGCTTCAACAGCGAGCGGCAAAAGAAATACTAGAAAGCATAAAAGCAAAGCGCTCTCATCTTTTAGCAGCGGTATGTGGTGCAGGAAAAACAGAGCTACTTTTCCCATCAGTTCATTATGCATTAGAGCAAGGCCTGCGTGTATGCATTGCAACACCTCGGACTGATGTAGTACTAGAATTATTTCCTCGCTTTCAAACGGCTTTCCCTAGCACAATTATTCATGCTTTATATGGTGAAGCGCCAAAGCAGCAAGGCTATGCACAGCTTGTACTAGCAACTACTCATCAGCTTTATCGCTTTGAGCAAGCGTTTGATGTGATGATTGTAGATGAGGCAGATGCTTTTCCATATATAATTGATGAAACCTTACAAAGAGCTGTAAAAAAAGCAAAAAAGAAAGATTCCCCAATAGTATTTGTCACTGCAACACCTTCTCAAAAGCTACTTCATCAGTATCGAAATAACAGTTACTCCTTCATCCCAAAACGTTATCATAATTATCCATTGCCTGTTCCAAGATTTTGTTCTTTATGGAGCTATGAAAAGTGCTTTAAACGAGGGAAAATTCCAGGCAAACTAAAACAATGGACTGAAGAGCGTCTTGTACTAAATGAGCCATTTCTCATATTCTTTCCAAAGGTAGAGTTAATGAAAATAGCTGCACCATTTTTTCAGGTGCTAGATGCTAGCATTACTACAGTACATGCTGAAGATCCTGATCGTAAGGAAAAGGTTCTTAAGCTGCGTAATGAAGAAGTTAGAGGATTGCTGACAACCACTATTCTAGAGCGGGGAATTACGATAAAGAATGTGCAGGTGGCGGTCGTTGGGGCTGAATCCACCATTTTTAATTCTAGCGCACTTATACAAATAGCTGGACGAGT
This genomic stretch from Lysinibacillus pakistanensis harbors:
- a CDS encoding DEAD/DEAH box helicase — protein: MKYRGWILPPALRDFYEGRIWLKEHSPFPKDHIERVIECNYFHIIEGIQKEPHLKCNRCHNQDPWQFTMFDCSKCEQSCIYCRHCLQMGRVSSCTELLIWIGPRAIRSRKHPLKWAGQFTVLQQRAAKEILESIKAKRSHLLAAVCGAGKTELLFPSVHYALEQGLRVCIATPRTDVVLELFPRFQTAFPSTIIHALYGEAPKQQGYAQLVLATTHQLYRFEQAFDVMIVDEADAFPYIIDETLQRAVKKAKKKDSPIVFVTATPSQKLLHQYRNNSYSFIPKRYHNYPLPVPRFCSLWSYEKCFKRGKIPGKLKQWTEERLVLNEPFLIFFPKVELMKIAAPFFQVLDASITTVHAEDPDRKEKVLKLRNEEVRGLLTTTILERGITIKNVQVAVVGAESTIFNSSALIQIAGRVGRHAEFAEGDIVFFHHGITVEMDDARTKILAYNKEGFPQ